The following coding sequences are from one Myxococcus guangdongensis window:
- a CDS encoding DEAD/DEAH box helicase, with translation MSPPEARTSVRHDLPARWSIDTGQLCISLLELAPELAFRVSLRKAEWQARGWLDGDQLVFSQGEWAALGRPVEGAGDDEERESLHEEWAVLQHLLLDLVGLEQQDLDCEVVGVPGGAGARYRVRVSGLLLPDPPQPIPWFVSSDTGEVVLLGPSAAWACVEARLATHAPRKEQLARVMRVRGVLEEVARRLPDRVRYTARGYLGRFQPQPVARVGLRWEQDPEATEIVSLHPYAVHPDGTQSALPLASLQPGGIAGDDARRPLVLPEGAERILENVRPLQRRLAVDVQRELEDPTVIIPEGLNADGIVDLSKYSERVLGFEVLRGRDPTVGIEGSGLEWFDPDDKEGDFSLTLQVDSPEGREAAPLRLDSRTLAMELHVANEAALARGDSAPLVVAGTRLLPSESLRRQLVMALQLSAPEPATTPDASDAPAHASRGRKPIEAVKVKELGASATRGALAGDADPVPWESLRSVMVTGVELKLHQRQGIEWLWRRAREATPGVLLADDMGLGKTLQVACFLTLRRMALQAQLRPGAWLKPQLVVCPTILLENWRQELARFFIESTWAPFILHGPGLEAVKREGELNGAFLARQDLVLTNYETLGAHQRSLLKVDFDVVVFDEAHNLKNPDTLRSRAARALKRSFAVGLTGTPVENELLDVWALYDALQCRQPRVFGTRAAFREAHQGEQAVQTLRQRLGYPSEGCTLLRREKAEALKELPPKSPHRRLVEMTEAQESHERLIARKMVSEGSLWALAALQKLYQHPALLTDARGLSSATALRESPKTRLCLELLSEIESQGSGEGAQKALVFVLSRAMQDLLAQLISERFRLGRVDILNGEPASRKAALDNIEVFSRAKGFQVLILSPLAAGAGLNITAANHVIHYGRWWNPAKEDQATDRAHRIGQVRPVHVYYPLLHRRGRPDAGFDLRLHELVERKRAIARDFLSPTDEDAQQYTGVFQGAREEGEG, from the coding sequence ATGTCACCTCCCGAGGCACGAACGTCCGTTCGCCACGACCTACCCGCGCGTTGGTCCATCGACACGGGGCAGTTGTGCATCTCCCTGCTGGAGTTGGCTCCGGAACTCGCGTTCCGAGTCAGTCTGCGCAAGGCCGAGTGGCAGGCGCGCGGCTGGCTCGATGGAGACCAGCTCGTCTTCTCCCAGGGCGAATGGGCCGCCCTGGGGCGACCCGTGGAAGGGGCAGGTGACGACGAGGAGCGCGAGTCGCTGCACGAGGAATGGGCCGTGCTCCAGCACCTCCTGCTGGACCTGGTCGGGCTCGAGCAGCAGGACCTCGATTGTGAGGTGGTGGGAGTCCCGGGCGGCGCCGGAGCCCGGTATCGGGTTCGGGTTTCGGGTCTGCTCCTCCCTGACCCGCCCCAACCCATCCCCTGGTTCGTTTCGTCCGACACAGGCGAGGTCGTCCTGTTGGGCCCCTCCGCAGCGTGGGCGTGCGTGGAGGCCCGACTTGCGACCCATGCGCCCCGCAAGGAACAGCTCGCGCGGGTGATGCGCGTTCGCGGTGTCCTGGAAGAGGTGGCGCGGCGCTTGCCGGACCGGGTTCGGTACACCGCTCGGGGCTACTTGGGTCGTTTCCAACCGCAGCCCGTCGCCCGCGTTGGATTGCGCTGGGAGCAGGACCCGGAGGCGACGGAGATCGTCTCGTTGCACCCCTATGCGGTCCATCCGGATGGGACTCAATCCGCGTTGCCGCTCGCGAGCCTCCAGCCCGGAGGCATCGCGGGTGATGACGCCCGGAGGCCCCTGGTCCTTCCTGAAGGCGCTGAGCGCATCCTGGAGAACGTCCGGCCTCTCCAGCGCCGGCTCGCAGTGGATGTCCAACGAGAGCTGGAGGACCCCACGGTCATCATCCCCGAGGGTCTGAACGCGGACGGCATCGTCGACCTCTCGAAGTACTCGGAGCGCGTGCTGGGCTTCGAGGTCCTTCGAGGTCGCGACCCCACGGTGGGCATCGAGGGATCGGGACTGGAGTGGTTCGACCCCGACGACAAGGAGGGCGACTTCTCGCTCACGCTCCAGGTCGATTCGCCGGAGGGGCGCGAGGCCGCGCCGTTGCGTTTGGATTCACGAACGCTCGCGATGGAGCTCCACGTGGCCAATGAGGCCGCGTTGGCTCGAGGCGACTCCGCGCCACTCGTGGTGGCGGGGACCCGCCTCCTCCCGAGTGAGAGTCTGCGACGTCAGTTGGTGATGGCGCTCCAACTGTCGGCACCGGAGCCCGCGACGACGCCTGATGCCAGTGATGCTCCGGCGCATGCCTCTCGGGGCAGAAAGCCTATCGAGGCCGTGAAGGTGAAGGAGCTGGGCGCCTCCGCCACGCGGGGGGCGTTGGCTGGCGACGCCGACCCCGTGCCCTGGGAGTCGCTGCGCTCCGTGATGGTGACGGGCGTCGAACTCAAGCTCCATCAGCGACAGGGCATCGAGTGGCTGTGGCGCCGCGCGCGAGAGGCGACGCCCGGTGTCTTGCTGGCGGATGACATGGGGCTGGGCAAGACGCTCCAGGTCGCCTGCTTCCTCACGCTGCGGCGCATGGCGCTCCAGGCGCAGCTCCGTCCTGGAGCATGGCTGAAGCCCCAGCTCGTCGTATGCCCGACCATCCTGCTGGAGAACTGGCGGCAGGAGCTGGCGCGCTTCTTCATCGAGTCCACGTGGGCGCCGTTCATCCTCCACGGGCCCGGGCTCGAGGCCGTCAAACGCGAGGGGGAGCTCAACGGCGCCTTCCTGGCGCGACAGGACCTGGTGCTCACCAACTACGAGACGCTGGGGGCTCATCAGCGTTCGTTGCTGAAGGTGGACTTCGACGTCGTCGTGTTCGACGAGGCGCACAATCTCAAGAATCCGGACACGCTGCGCTCGCGTGCCGCCCGGGCGTTGAAGCGCTCGTTCGCGGTCGGCCTGACGGGCACTCCGGTGGAGAACGAGTTGCTGGATGTGTGGGCCCTCTACGACGCGCTTCAGTGTCGACAACCCCGGGTCTTCGGCACGCGCGCGGCGTTCCGGGAGGCGCATCAGGGGGAGCAAGCGGTCCAGACATTGCGCCAAAGGTTGGGCTACCCCTCCGAGGGTTGCACCCTCCTGCGGAGGGAGAAGGCAGAGGCGCTGAAGGAACTCCCGCCGAAGAGCCCCCATCGCAGGTTGGTCGAGATGACGGAGGCGCAGGAGTCCCACGAGCGGCTCATCGCGAGGAAGATGGTCTCGGAAGGCTCGCTCTGGGCGCTCGCCGCGCTCCAGAAGCTCTACCAGCATCCCGCGCTGCTGACGGATGCTCGCGGACTGTCCTCCGCAACCGCGCTGCGGGAGAGCCCGAAGACGCGGCTGTGTCTGGAGTTGCTGTCGGAGATTGAAAGCCAGGGCAGCGGCGAGGGAGCGCAGAAGGCCCTGGTGTTCGTCCTCTCCCGCGCGATGCAGGACCTGTTGGCGCAGCTCATCTCGGAGCGGTTCCGTCTGGGACGTGTCGACATCCTCAACGGTGAACCGGCGAGCCGGAAGGCGGCGCTCGACAACATCGAGGTCTTCTCCCGGGCGAAGGGGTTCCAGGTCTTGATTCTGAGCCCCTTGGCGGCGGGCGCCGGGCTCAACATCACCGCGGCGAACCACGTCATCCACTACGGGCGCTGGTGGAATCCGGCGAAGGAGGACCAGGCGACGGACCGTGCCCATCGCATCGGCCAGGTGCGCCCCGTCCACGTCTACTACCCGTTGCTCCATCGACGGGGCAGACCCGATGCGGGCTTCGATTTGCGGCTCCATGAGTTGGTTGAACGCAAGCGCGCCATCGCGCGCGATTTCCTGTCGCCCACGGACGAAGACGCCCAGCAGTACACGGGGGTCTTCCAAGGGGCTCGCGAAGAGGGGGAGGGCTGA
- a CDS encoding RCC1 domain-containing protein codes for MRNALTRLQRVVLSSAVVTFCGTGCGASDISSAPETLGTSVQALAGPKQVAAGERHSLRLGISGTVWGSGHNGAGQLGDGTQLDRHTPVAVSGLSNITSISAGSYHSLALRSDSVVLAWGMNIHRQVRDDGSDIHTAPVAVFAPAKDIAGGALHSAAVRTDGTVWTWGDTRPVTQVGGLTQVVNVTAGEGFTHALRADGTVWHISTSAPTVATQRPGLTQVSAIASGRWLSAALRADGTVWKWQGDHPTSPLTQVPGVTQATSIAVGESGHVIAVLADGSVWGWGGNDCGQLGDGSTLNRITPVQAVGPSFIVSVAAGWRHTLARAADGRHWAWGCNDWGQLGDGTHDNARYVPILLPAH; via the coding sequence ATGCGAAACGCTCTCACGCGGTTGCAGCGAGTCGTCTTGTCCAGCGCGGTGGTGACGTTCTGCGGGACGGGTTGTGGCGCCAGTGACATCTCCTCCGCCCCCGAGACGCTGGGAACGAGCGTCCAGGCCCTCGCTGGCCCCAAACAGGTGGCGGCGGGAGAGCGGCACTCACTTCGCCTGGGGATTTCCGGCACCGTCTGGGGCTCGGGCCACAATGGGGCCGGACAGCTCGGGGACGGCACCCAGCTCGATCGCCACACGCCCGTCGCCGTCTCCGGACTCTCCAACATCACGAGCATCTCCGCGGGCTCGTACCACTCCCTCGCGTTGCGCTCCGACAGCGTGGTCCTGGCGTGGGGCATGAACATCCACCGGCAGGTTCGCGACGATGGCAGCGACATCCACACCGCGCCCGTCGCCGTCTTCGCCCCGGCGAAGGACATCGCCGGGGGTGCCCTCCATTCCGCGGCCGTGCGCACCGACGGCACCGTCTGGACGTGGGGCGACACTCGCCCCGTGACCCAGGTGGGCGGGCTCACCCAGGTCGTGAACGTGACGGCGGGAGAGGGCTTCACGCATGCCCTGCGCGCCGACGGAACCGTCTGGCACATCTCCACCAGCGCTCCCACGGTGGCGACCCAGCGCCCCGGGCTCACCCAGGTGTCCGCCATCGCCTCCGGGCGCTGGCTGTCAGCGGCCCTGCGCGCCGACGGAACCGTCTGGAAATGGCAGGGAGACCATCCCACCAGCCCCCTCACCCAGGTTCCTGGCGTGACTCAAGCGACGTCCATCGCGGTGGGCGAGAGTGGCCATGTCATCGCTGTCCTCGCCGACGGCTCTGTCTGGGGTTGGGGTGGTAATGACTGCGGCCAGCTCGGCGATGGCTCCACCCTCAACCGCATCACCCCCGTCCAGGCCGTGGGCCCCAGCTTCATCGTCTCCGTCGCGGCGGGCTGGCGCCACACCCTCGCCCGGGCCGCGGATGGACGGCATTGGGCCTGGGGCTGCAATGACTGGGGGCAGTTGGGCGATGGGACCCATGACAACGCGCGCTATGTCCCCATCCTGCTCCCCGCGCACTGA